In one window of Cryptococcus depauperatus CBS 7841 chromosome 3, complete sequence DNA:
- a CDS encoding tRNA-dihydrouridine(47) synthase [NAD(P)(+)], which yields MVDSSTSFTRPAGQAPVKKEYVHWRWFELMLYRYLVVAAAPVIKTDEIHPDDLAEGHVPESKRRKIDKKEKKGQNKSRHFPVVREASVRICRHWETTGICPRNNDCRYAHNWEGYFDVKPADISYDPHWKLLDHDPFVVAIHRHIGGQDIVGKTLDLDTTCPVLQDLSYCPFGWRCRFLGGHIKRVLVEDTSDVKNDAGPVKRLGEWEVQDWANSEVEDVWKTKETNWPESDLLNSLRRNTMKFPFTEAYIKIVDPSKPFQLGIHQRPSKAQKHKRLVDDEEEAANDPVGAVDEEDIMNAIQEEKGIIAGESEANDVPLRPEEKKRLNWTGGRYLAPLTTVGNLPFRRLCVDYGATITCSEMALAQPLVYGTKEEWALVRRHQEEKCFGIQLAGGFVDRMVPAAELIAKSIGKGGGVDFVDVNMGCPIDLVFNQGAGSALMDSPGRLGKILVGMNRALGNIPLTVKFRMGVANNKPNAHKLIPRFVQEWGAGAMTIHGRSRQQRYSKPADWSYIRQCVETLRVSLEEANLPPVPIFGNGDCFSAQSYYDEMEASGVDGVMVARGALIKPWIFREIEERREWDITAVERLEGIRKFAEFGLSHWGSDTQGVNTTRRFLCEALSFQHRYVPIGLLERLPGKMNERPPAYRGRNELETLLASPRSSDWVKISEIFLGKVDEGFNFVPKHKSNAYGGEEAQG from the exons ATGGTTGATTCAAGTACATCTTTTACTCGTCCGGCTGGACAAGCCCCAGTAAAGAAGGAGTATGTCCATTGGCGCTGGTTCGAGCTTATGCTATATAGGTATCTTGTTGTGGCAGCAGCCCCCGTTATCAAAACAGACGAGATACACCCAGACGACTTGGCGGAGGGGCATGTGCCAGAGAGTAAACGTAGGAAAATCgacaaaaaagagaaaaaaggtCAAAACAAGTCCCGTCACTTTCCGGTAGTGCGAGAAGCGTCAGTTCGCATATGCAGACACTGGGAAACAACAGGGATATGCCCCCGCAACAATGACTGCAGATACGCACATAACTGGGAAGGATACTTTGACGTAAAGCCGGCAGACATCTCTTATGACCCTCACTGGAAGCTACTGGATCATGATCCTTTCGTTGTAGCAATACATAGGCATATCGGTGGCCAGGATATAGTGGGTAAGACGCTCGATTTGGATACCACTTGTCCTGTCCTTCAAGACCTCAGTTACTGCCCTTTTGGATGGAGATGCAGATTCCTTGGCGGTCACATCAAACGTGTTTTGGTCGAGGATACCTCTGACGTAAAAAACGATGCTGGGCCTGTTAAACGACTGGGTGAATGGGAGGTACAGGACTGGGCAAACAGTGAGGTTGAAGATGTCtggaaaacaaaagagacaaatTGGCCAGAGTCCGATTTGCTCAACTCCCTGCGTCGAAACACT ATGAAGTTTCCTTTTACGGAAGCCTATATAAAAATAGTCGACCCTTCAAAACCCTTTCAACTTGGTATACATCAAAGACCTTCTAAAGCCCAAAAACACAAGCGACTTGtagacgatgaagaagaagctgccAATGATCCTGTAGGGGCtgtggatgaagaagatattATGAATGCTAtacaggaagaaaagggGATTATTGCGGGAGAAAGCGAAGCAAACGATGTCCCACTCAGaccagaggaaaagaagagactCAACTGGACCGGAGGTAGATACTTGGCGCCTTTAACAACTGTAGGCAACTTG CCATTCAGGCGTTTATGTGTTGATTATGGCGCCACCATCACCTGCTCTGAAATGGCCCTTGCCCAGCCTCTGGTGTACGGCaccaaagaagaatgggcGCTTGTTCGTCGacatcaagaagaaaaatgcTTTGGTATCCAGCTTGCTGGTGGTTTTGTCGATAGAATGGTTCCGGCGGCAGAACTAATAGCAAAGAGTATTGGAAAGGGCGGAGGTGTTGATTTTGTAGATGTTAACATG GGATGCCCAATCGATTTGGTTTTCAATCAAGGTGCTGGTAGCGCAT TAATGGACTCTCCTGGCCGGCTTGGTAAAATCCTTGTTGGAATGAATCGTGCTTTAGGCAACA TCCCTCTCACCGTTAAATTC AGAATGGGCGTTGCAAATAACAAGCCGAATGCACACAAGCTTATTCCCAGATTCGTGCAAGAGTGGGGTGCGGGAGCAATGACC ATTCATGGTCGATCTCGCCAACAACGCTATTCTAAACCTGCCGACTGGTCATACATCCGCCAGTGTGTTGAAACTCTTCGTGTATCATTAGAGGAAGCCAATCTACCGCCTGTTCCAATTTTTGGTAATGGTGATTGCTTTTCGGCCCAATCTTACTatgatgagatggaagctAGTGGCGTGGATGGTGTCATGGTTGCCAGAGGAGCGTTGATCAAACCATGGATATTCAGAGAAAtcgaagaaagaagagagtgGGATATCACTGCGGTTGAAAGATTGGAAGGAATTAGAAAA TTTGCCGAATTTGGCCTTTCTCATTGGGGATCTGACACACAAGGTGTTAACACCACCCGTCGATTCCTATGCGAGGCGctttctttccaacacCGCTACGTCCCTATTGGCCTTTTGGAGCGACTACCTGGAAAAATGAATGAACGTCCGCCAGCCTATAGAGGAAGGAATGAACTAGAGACCTTGTTGGCAAGCCCTAGATCGAGCGATTGGGTAAAGATCTCTGAGATATTTTTaggaaaagttgacgaGGGGTTCAACTTTGTACCTAAGCACAAAAGCAACGCCTATGGGGGTGAAGAAGCTCAGGGATAA
- a CDS encoding E1-like protein-activating enzyme Gsa7p/Apg7p, which produces MPPLLFQPLASQPTPSFWSALTSLKLDRLKLDDSALPIKAYYQLGKSVTTQDSTGLGEERVGIDGCLVVGEHSLDESDKGSLPLHAVPVQGTLKVFNTIEGFRDQDAKKTLFNEIAKNIIQSFDSDTPLLNPFLLVTFADLKKYVYHYWFAFPVLISSPAWHVDNDFVPLPLKELSEIRQLSHIPAQQSFFLIRRSPNGWVSASLASFASFYSSGEQPTIVFSDPAALPNNPGWPLRNALFYLNKKFSVHNITVVCLRENEARKADVYVEKGSEGGSGELKTTGWERNAGKLAPRVIDLGPMMDPSRLSAQAVDLNLKLIKWRLLPSLDLDKISSIKCLLLGAGTLGCYVSRILLGWGVRNITLVDSGRVSYSNPVRQPLFNFEDCLNGGKLKALCAAERLRSIFPGVNATGVELSIPMPGHPVSSFSTLSESVEKLTSLIHSHDAVFLLMDSRESRWLPTLVGKEAGKHVINAALGFDSWLVMRHGAQKAEGADELGCYFCNDVVAPTDSLSDRTLDQMCTVTRPGVAPIASAMAVELLISLVQHPQGIHAPASTDPEDAYNKSGSPLGTVPHQLRGNLHGWQNHAVTGRAYDRCTACSERVLKIYREQGINLLHKVFNEKDYLEKLTGLDELHRESEKALEAMDEWDDENDDADF; this is translated from the exons ATGCCGCctcttctattccagcCTTTAGCATCGCAGCCAACGCCTTCATTCTGGTCTGCGCTGACATCTCTCAAGTTGGACCGTCTCAAACTAGACGACAGCGCCTTGCCAATCAAGGCTTATTACCAGTTGGGCAAATCAGTAACAACACAAGATTCAACGGGGCTaggagaggaaagagtTGGTATCGATGGCTGCCTTGTCGTTGGGGAGCATTCACTTGATGAAAGCGACAA AGGTAGTCTTCCGCTTCACGCCGTCCCGGTCCAGGGCACTCTTAAAGTCTTTAATACAATTGAAGGATTCAGAGACCAAGATGCTAAGAAGACTCTCTTCAACGAAATTGCCAAAAAC ATAATCCAATCCTTCGACTCTGATACACCATTATTGAATCCATTTCTGTTAGTCACATTTGCAGATTTGAAAAAATATGTCTATCATTATTGGTTCGCCTTTCCAGTTCTAATATCTTCTCCAGCATGGCATGTTGATAATGATTTTGTCCCTCTTCCATTAAAA GAGTTATCGGAGATTCGTCAACTGTCACATATTCCGGCCCAACAAAGCTTTTTCCTTATTAGACGATCACCCAATGGTTGGGTGTCTGCCTCATTGGCATCATTCGCAAGCTTTTACAGCTCAGGCGAGCAACCAACTATTGTTTTCAGTGATCCCGCTGCTTTACCCAATAACCCCGGCTGGCCTTTACGCAACGCTTTATTCTATCTAAACAAGAAATTCAGCGTTCACAACATCACCGTAGTGTGCCTTAGAGAGAATGAAGCAAGAAAGGCTGATGTTTACGTGGAAAAGGGAAGTGAAGGAGGAAGTGGAGAATTAAAAACTACTGGTTGGGAAAGAAACGCCGGAAAACTGGCCCCACGCGTTATTGATTTAGGACCTATGATGGATCCTAGTCG CCTTTCTGCTCAAGCGGTCGATTTAAATCTGAAACTTATCAAATGGAGATTACTTCCGTCTCTCGACTTGGACAAGATTTCTTCGATCaaatgtcttcttctcggTGCCGGTACATTGGGCTGTTATGTGTCTCGCATCCTATTGGGATGGGGGGTGCGCAATATCACTCTTGTGGATTCCGGCAGAGTTAGTTATTCCAATCCCGTTAGACAGCCACTGttcaattttgaagattgttTGAACGGTGGGAAACTGAAAGCACTGTGTGCGGCAGAGAGGTTGAGAAGTATATTTCCGGGGGTAAATGCCACTGGCGTCGAGCTCTCCATACCAATGCCAGGACACCCTGTCTCATCCTTTTCGACACTCAGTGAAAGCGTGGAGAAGCTCACTTCCCTCATTCATTCACACGATGCTGTTTTTCTATTGATGGACTCAAGGGAAAGCAGATGGCTGCCTACGTtggttggaaaagaagcagGGAAACATGTCATTAATGCTGCCCTTGGATTTGACTCGTGGCTCGTCATGCGTCATGGTGCCCAAAAAGCTGAGGGAGCAGACGAGCTAGGATGTTACTTTTGCAATGATGTTGTTGCACCCACCGAT TCTTTGAGTGATAGGACATTAGATCAGATGTGCACAGTGACCCGGCCTGGTGTAGCGCCTATAGCTAGCGCAATGGCGGTGGAGCTCTTGATAAGCCTGGTACAACATCCTCAAGG TATACATGCGCCGGCCTCTACTGATCCAGAAGACGCTTACAATAAATCGGGAAGCCCGCTTGGCACCGTCCCACATCAATTGAGGGGAAATTTGCACGGCTGGCAGAACCATGCAGTGACAGGAAGGGCTTATGACAGGTGCACAGCTTGTAGCGAGCGG GTTCTCAAAATTTACCGTGAACAAGGCATCAACCTTCTTCACAAGGTGTTTAATGAAAAAGACTATCTGGAAAAGCTCACGGGGCTGGATGAGCTGCATAGGGAGAGCGAGAAGGCGTTGGAAGCAATGGACGAATGGGATGATGAGAACGACGATGCTGATTTCTGA